TGTCTTCATGTCCGATACAGCTGTAACGGCAGGGTGACTGGACGGCCATCCAGTATCCGAATCTGACGGACTGAGCAGCAGGGATGCGGCATCGGGCTGTACCTTCACGAAATGATCCGCACCCGCTGTCTCAGACTGTAGCGGGAGCTGGGGAAGAACGGGAAACGAGACGGGGAGCAGCAGTCTGGCAATGACAATCCCCCATAGCACCAGGAACAACAGCCGGGGTAATCTGTGAATCGTCACAGACCGCAGCAGCAGCACAAGAATGATCAGCACACTTGCTGACATACTCATTCGTAGCAGGTCCGTCATCTTATCCCCTCAGCTCAAGCTTTCCACAATTTTCTTCAGCTTGTCGATGTCGGCCTTGCTGAGATTCTTCTCATTAAGGAATGCTGAGAAGAACATCTCTGCCGAACCGTTGTACATCTTGTTAATCAGTTCCTTCGTTTCATAGGACTGCACCTGCTCTTTGGGGATCAGGGCGGTGCAGATGAAGCCGGGATCTGTCCGCTCGATAGCATCCTTGGCGATCAGCTTCTTGATTACCGTGTAGGTCGTATTCCTGTTCCAGCCCGTTTCCCGGTTCAGAATGACGGCCAGATCACTGGCAGGCAGCTTGCCTTCCCTCCATACAACTTCCATAACCTTCAATTCGGAATCATACAATTTCAGCTCCATATACCAGCCTCCTTCCAATTGACTACTGTAGTAGTCACAATGCAATACTACTCCAATAGTCACACATTGTCAATTATATCCTTTTATTTCTTGGATATTCCACGCCTTTACGCATACAAGTAACTCTGCGCGGTATACATCTCATAATATTTCCCTCTGTGCTTCATCAGTTCAGCATGGGACCCGGATTCACAGATCTCTCCCTGGTCAAAAACATAGATCATATCGCAGAGCCTTGTTACGCCCAGACGGTGTGAGATCATGATGGCCGTCCTATTCTGGCACAGCTCGGAGAATTCTTCGTAAATCTGTGTCTCCACCTTAGGGTCAAGGCTGGCTGTAGGTTCGTCCATAATCAGAATTTCGGCTTCCGGCCGGCTGAGCGCCCGGGCAATCGCCAGCCTCTGCCATTGTCCGCCGGACAGCTCTATGTCATTATGCTCAAGCTGTCCAAGCTGGGTGTCCAGCCCCTGTGGGAGCTGTCTGATGAAGGACTCTATGCCTAAGTTCCGCAGGGACTGCTCCTGGAAGTCTTGCCCGAAATTGCCCGCCCGGATATTGTCTGCTACCGAGAACTGGTACCTAAGAAAGTTTTGGAAGACACAGACTGTCTTCTTCCTGAACGCCTCCAGGACGTCACCCAGCGCCTTCTCCCCGATCAGCACCTCACCTGAGGTGGGCTTGTACAAGCCCAGAAGCAGATGAATAAACGTGGACTTGCCGCACCCGTTTTCGCCGACCAGAGCAATCTTCTCGCCTTTATGTATTGTGATATCTATATTTTTCAAAGTGAGATTTGCGCTGCCCGGATAGCTGAAATCCACATTCCTGAATCTTATGAATGATGCGTCAGAGTCTGTCAAAGTCATATGCCCGCCGCCAGCATATTCTGGGAGGTTCAGGAAATTCAGCAGATCCTCCATATACAATGTGTAGCTGTTCATCGAACTGATTTTATTCACCATACTGCTTAGGCCGTCTGTTATCGCCTGCATAGACGTGATGATCAGCATCACATCGCCTATGCTCATACTGTGATCCAGAACACCTGTAACGGTTATCAGCAGGCAGATGCCCAGCGCAACATTGCGGAACAGATCGACGAGCGCTCCGCCCAGCGTATAATGCAGAAGTAATCTGAACTTCTCTTTCCACACCACATGGCGGATTGTCTCCGTACGGTCGTTCAAATAATCAATTAAGCCGAACATACGGATCTCCTTCGCATACTTCCGGCTGGTCAGCACCTCGTACATATAGTTCAGACGGCGCAGCGGCTTGCTCTGCTCTACTGCCTGGAAGTAGCTCCGCCGCCCCTGTTCATTCATCAGCAGCAGATACGGAACTGTACCCGCGACGGCAATCAGGGGAAAATAAAGGTTGATCCTCATGAGCAGAACAATATACGAGAAAATGGAGAACACCGGAAGCGCCACGGACAATGCGTTATTGATGTAGGCCAATATACCTTTATTCACATTGGATTGTACCCGCTCTAGAAGATCATAGACGGCCGGATTCTCCAGTTCTTCCATCGTAATAACAGACAGCTTCTTGTTCACTTGTCTGATGAATTCACGGTTAATGTTATATTTCAGGCGATTATTAACATGTGCTGTAAGATGCTCACAGCAGTCCAGAATGATCTTTAGTACGGCGTAGCCGGCAACAAGAATGAGCAGCTTGTGCGTTACATCGGATACTGAACGCAAGGCAGGGAGGCCGTCGATCAACAGCTTATAAAACCAGGCTCCAAGGGGAGCCAGCAGCGCGGTTAACGCCATAAGCCCCAATGAGAAGGTCAGGTCCCTCGTACAGAACAGCTTGACAATCATTATTATGTTGCGGACATGGGTCATCGTTTTTGCAGTCATATTACTTGATCCCCCGTATCATACCATTTGGCCTGATTCACGAAGAAGCTGCAATATTCGCCGCCCCGCTGCATCAGCTCAGCATGGGTGCCTTCTTCCACGATCTCTCCCTGCTTTATAAAAACAATCCGGCTGGCCAGCTTGGCAATGCCAATTCTGTGTGATACCAGTACAACGGTTCTGCCGCGGAAATATTTGCCGATATTGCGGAATTGCTGAATCTCCGACAGCGCGTCTAAAGAAGCGGAGGGCTCATCGAACAGGATGAAATCGGCATCGCGCATAAATGCCCGGCTGACCGCTACCTTCTGCCATTGCCCTTCTGACATGTCGATTCCGCCGGCATCGAATTTTTTGCCCAATATGGTGTTCAATCCTTCTGGATATTGTACGATAACCTGGTTCAATTGACCTTTCACCGCAGCCTCACGGATGAGATCAACGTCATCTATGTGCGTTACATCGCCAATGCCGACATTGTCCCGGATCGAGAATTCAAATTTGGCATAATCCTGAAATGCGGCGGTGGCGGCTGCACAATCATTACGCACCGTTCCTTCCGTAGGCTTCAGCAGCCCGGCCATCAATTTGGCCAAGGTGCTTTTGCCGCTACCGTTTTCGCCTACCAGCACAATAATCTCACCTCTGCCAATACGCAGGTTAATATGCTTTAAGACGGGCGGGTGCTCACCATAAGCGAACGATACATTTTGTAGCTCAACGACCGTTCTGTTCTTACTTAAGAGCGGTAAGGGAAGAGGAGGCTTACGATCCGGCTGCTTCTCTGTAATCAGCTCTCTGAATTCTTTGATATAAATGGTATTCATGCGGGCCTCCGAGAGGAATTCCGCGCAGGCATTAATCCCCTCAATAATCTGTCCCTGGCCTTGGGTGAGAACAATTAACTGATCAACGCTCAGCTTAGCCAGCGCCACCCCATAGCACATGACCAGCAGCATACTGTTCTCCAGGCCAAGCATGAGCGCAGACCACATGCAGCCGATAAGCGTCCATTTGCGGCTGAAGCTCAGATTCATGTCCCTGATCTCATCAAATTTGCCGAGCCGCTTCGCCTCCAGCCAACCGAAGATCTGGAAGCTGCGGATCTCCTTCTGACTGCTGCGGTCCTGCATCAGCTGGCTCAAATAACTCAGCTTGCGGTCCTCGTGCTCCTGCTGCTTCATCAGAGCAATGTGCTCCGCCGTATTTTTTTTCATGAAATAGTTGTAGAGCAGTCCAAGCAGTATAAACACCAGTAGATACCCGGCCCCCAGCCTGAGGATAATGAGCGCAGAGATACAGAAGCCTGCTACCGCCCCCGCGAAATGAAACAAACCGTTAACGGCGTTCGTCAGCTTATACCACAGCGTATCCTTGGCTCTTTCGATTTGCAGCAGGTAATCAGCCTGATCCAGCTTGCATAAATCCGCCTTGGCAATCGCATCGAACATCTGCCGTTGCAGCAGCGCACCTACCTTATTCTCAAGCAATTCGATGAACAGCAGCGAGAACGAATACTGAATATGCTTGAGCGAATAGACAAGGACGTACGCAAAGATGAGCATGGCAATGGCCAGAATCCCGGGGGATTGTCCAAGACTGACGATCAGGCGTTGAATCAGAAGCAGCTCCAGCGGCTGCAACGAATACATTAAGAGATAGAGCAGGAGAATGGAGACCATCGTGACCGGCTGTTGTCTGACAAAGGTGGCCAGAACCCACTTATATTCCTTCATGCGCTCTCCCCTGCCTTTCCATGAAAAGAACATGATTATGTGAAATAACCATGTCCTTGTCCATAATATGGAGCTTGTTAAGTATAAGTTGAATCAGGACTTACCAATTTCCGCATTTAAAGTTGCGTTTGCAGGAATAGGTCTTGCAGGTGAATGTTTTTGGACAGCTGAAGCCTGAAGTACAAGCGGCAGGAGTCACCATGGAATCTGTGCTTGCTTTTTCAATCATCGGTCTGATATAGCTCATGTTCTCACCTCCTTTCAAGTAAAGCGCCGGATTAGGGCTGGGGCACCAGTGTTTTTCTGTTCTTTTGTAGCTCAGACACATAATGCTTCGTTCTTACCCGGCAGCAGCCGTCCGTATCCTGAACCGACCCGCCATTGGCTACAGCGATGGCCACACAGCCCTTGCCGCAATGTTCATTCCAGATGCAACTCTGGCACTTGTTCATGTAATTCTGGCCCACCTGAAAGAACTTGACCAGGTTCACGAGGCGCTGGGACTTCAGCATAGAGGATAGAGAGGATTCATAGATATTGCCAATAGAATACTGGACATCTGTGAAGAGCTGGCACAGAAACACATTACCTGAAGAGTCTATTCTTGGTGTTAGCGGAATCTTGGTATCCTCTTCTGTCACTCCAGTGAGCAAGGGGCAGGCCCCTGTGAAATCATCGGGCAGGGTAACTTTCAACCCTCTGCTGATCAGATCCGCCACCTCCGGATGACTATGCAGACGCTCCGTCAGCTCAGATTTCTCCAGAAGATCCAGGTATAAATTGTTCTTGTTATTCTCACTTCGGCCCAGGCTGCTGAGACTCGCAATTTCGGCTTGGGGAATCTTGAAGCCAGCGGTCATCTTCAGCAGATTGACCATATCATCTTTGTTGAAGCCGGTCAGCACACTGCGGATCAGAATTCGCTCACTCATCCCGGCATCAAGCAAATGCTTCAAGCCCCGCATCGTCTGATCGAAGCTGCCGCGCCCGCATAACTGGTCATGGATGTCAGCACGTGAGCCGTTGACACTTAACTGAATGGCCGCGTTAGAGGAAGCAAACCTCTCTGCAATCTCCGGGGTAATATAGGTGCCATTGGTAATGACCAGCACCATGCCGAACTTCTTCTTCTTCAGCTCATCCATGAAATCCCAGAATTCAGGATGCGAGGTTGGCTCCCCTCCGGAGATCGTAATGCTTGTATCGGGATGATCCGGCAGTTCGTTAATGATGCTCATGAAGGCCGGCTTATCAATCTGGCTATGCAGAACACCGGATTCGTTATAGCAGTGCAGACAGCGCAGGTTACAATTGGAGGTGATCTCCAGATAACATCCGTTTAACTTAAAGCTCTCGGCAGGTGACAAAAATTCCACACAAGCACCTCATTTCCTAATTTTCACAAAACCTCTCTGCTCCAGCTCCTCGAACGCTCCGATACAGTCCGTAACAATATCGCTGAGCTCAAGCTGCTCCTTCTCCAAACACTGGTCATAGAGCATACCGGCTACCTCGGATACTGTTCTTCCATTGCAATGCTCCCATAAATACTTCGCGGTCTGATTCAAAAAGAACATCTCGCGATTACTGTCCATCACCAGCGATTCTTCGCCCAGGTCCTCATGAATTACGTTGACTCTGGACAAAAGCGTATTCGCATTCATCGGCTCACATCCTTACAGGAAATTTCTGCACGTGATTTGTTTCACTTTGAAATCTATCAAGCTTCCTCTTGAGTTCACTATAACGTAATATCCTATATTATGGAACATATTGTATGTTAATGGTATAATTAGACATGCAAACGTATTTATTGGGTGTTTTTATTGCTGGTCTATGACAAAATACTACATTGAAAAGGAGCGATCGCGTTGTTCCATGTAGGCGTGTGTGATGATGACGCCGAGGTTCTGGGTAAGCTGAAGCAATATTTTGCCCAGTTGTCCTTAGTGGCCGATTATTCATTCGATGTCCACTACTACCCTTCCGGTGAAGCACTGCTTAAGCAGTATAGAGCCATGCAGGGAGAATACGCGTATCATCTGCTGATTCTGGATGTCGAAATGACCGGGATCAGCGGGATAGAGACAGCCCAGGCTATCCGTTCGATCCCGGACTGGGATGTGCAGATCATATTCCTGAGCAGCTACCCTGAATACATAATGGCCAGCTTCGACGTCCAGACCTTCCAATACATGCTGAAGCCGGTTCCGTATAGCTTATTCAAGAGCAAGATTCTGAAGCTGTGCCGTTATATCGATTCATGTTCCAACCGTTTTGTCACGATCAAAGTCGAAGACGGACAGGTCGTGTTACGGCGGCCCGACATTATTGCAATTATCAAAATTAAGCATTCGCTGGCCCAGAACAAGCTGAAGGTCATCACATCAACTCAGGAGTATATCATCAATGGAACCTTGCAGGCCTGCTCAAATAAACTGGGTCCCCAATTTTTGACGATTCACCGGTCAATCATCGTTAATCTGGAGCATGTCCGCCGATTCAACTCAAGTACCGTGGTGATGTGTAATGACGAGGAATATCCGATTGGCCGCTCCCGGTCGAAGACGGTCAAGGATGTCTATGCGGAATATATGCTGGAAGACCTGCAAAGGAGAGGATAACTATGATTTCAGCGATTGTCCGCCGTCTCAGACACAGGGAACATTACAAAGCCACTACAATCGACCGGCTGACGAAGGCGAATTCCAGGCTGCAGCAGCAAATCGAAGCCCAGGATTCCAGCTACAAGCAGATTTTGCATTCATTCATGGATATTAAACAGATCATTCATGATACCAACAAGCAATTAATATACATACGTGCCTGTATTGAACAAGGCCAAGCGGCAGAAGGCGCCGGGCATATCAGCAGAATATTGCAGGACATCGAAGCCTCCTGCAGGCAGGTGGCCACCGGCAACCTCGCGGTCGATGCTCTGGTCAGCCACGCGCTTAGCCTCGCTCAGGAGCTTGAGATCACCATGGAGCACAGAATCCAGCTCTCGCCTCAAGCTAAGGATTTCGACCGTTATGATCTGTGTATTGTGCTGGGCAATCTCCTGGACAATGCCATTGAAGCAGCAAAACAAGTCAGAGAGAGCGAGGACCGGTCCATTCAGCTCCATATCCATGCCAACAACAAGGCACTCGTTATCTACATCAGCAATTCAATCGAAGCTCATGGCCGGCCCAGAGACCCTAAGCTGCGTGGGACCGGGCTGAGCAATGTGCAGCGTGTAGCCGACAATTATGGCGGCCATCTGAAAACAGCCATCAAAAAAGGAAGCTACGAGACGGTAGTCGTTCTTCCCTTCTTAAATTCCCGGTGATTTTCACCTGCAGCATCGGGTGTACTGAATCAGCCCCTGCAGCGATTATGCTACAGGGGCTGAAATGTGTTATGTTCCTATACTCCCGCCAATGCAGTCACTTGAGCCTGGAGAGCGTTCATTTGCTTGCGCAGCTCCCGGCCTTCCTTCTGCTGCTTCTGGACCACCGTTGTCAGCACGGCAATGATGTCCATCAGCACCACCGACTTGTGATCAGCGGTAGAGAAAATCTCCGGCACTTCCTCGGCGATGAAGCCGATGTTCTGCTTCTTGGCATTCTCTGCCTTGTAGCTGAAGGTCACGGGCTTCAGCTTGTTCAGCAGCTCCAGCGCCTTCTTGACCGGCAGACTGGCGACATTCTCCTTGAAGCTTCTGGACGAGGTCTGTGCAAAGTTAGCCGCCCGCAGATTGCCGCCGACATCCAGCTTGTAGTCATCTGCCGGGGCTCTGCCGATCCCCACATTGCCGGCGGAATCCACCGTCAGCGCAGCCGCTGTCTGGACCAGCCCGTCATAGGCGGTATCCTGGAGGACCAGATTCAGCATCTCTTCCCCGGTCCCCGCCTGCCATACATTGGCGATATCATCCCATGCGATCCGGGCGTTCTTCTCCTCGGCCCGGGCCACTTCAATTCCTTGGCTGACGGTCAGGCTGCCGCTGATCTCGGCATCCTTGGCCGTTAATGTACCGCTAAGTGCGGCGTCTGCAACGGTCAAATTACCGGATACTGCGGCGTCGCCCTTGACATCAAGCTTCACGGCTGGAGCTGCGGTGCCAATGCCCACGTTCCCGGAGGCAATCTTCAATGCGCCGCTAAGTTCTGTAAGCTCCTGATGCGTGTGATCGCTGTAGGCAAGCTGCTTCAGACTGCCGGCCAGCCCCAGCTGCCATTCGGCCAACGCCTCATTCCAGACAATCTGCGCCTTCGCGCCTGCAGCTCTGGCCACATCAAGCCCCTGGCTAACAGTCAGGCTGCCGCTGATCTCAGCGTTCTTGGCCGTTAATTCACCGCTAATGGTTGCATCCTTCGTGGTAAGCGAAGCACTGACCGCAGCTTCCGTAACGGTCAATGTACCGGATACTACTACATCGCCCTTGACATCAAGCTTCGCAGCAGGCGCTGCGGTGCCAATGCCCACATTCCCGGAGGCAATCTTCAGTGCGCCGCTAAGCTCCGCCAGCTCCTGATGCGTATGATCGCTGTAAGCGAGTTGCTTCAAGCTGCCGGTAACACCGGCGGTCCAGGCATCCAGGG
This region of Paenibacillus sp. FSL K6-1096 genomic DNA includes:
- a CDS encoding BlaI/MecI/CopY family transcriptional regulator, giving the protein MELKLYDSELKVMEVVWREGKLPASDLAVILNRETGWNRNTTYTVIKKLIAKDAIERTDPGFICTALIPKEQVQSYETKELINKMYNGSAEMFFSAFLNEKNLSKADIDKLKKIVESLS
- a CDS encoding ABC transporter ATP-binding protein — protein: MTAKTMTHVRNIIMIVKLFCTRDLTFSLGLMALTALLAPLGAWFYKLLIDGLPALRSVSDVTHKLLILVAGYAVLKIILDCCEHLTAHVNNRLKYNINREFIRQVNKKLSVITMEELENPAVYDLLERVQSNVNKGILAYINNALSVALPVFSIFSYIVLLMRINLYFPLIAVAGTVPYLLLMNEQGRRSYFQAVEQSKPLRRLNYMYEVLTSRKYAKEIRMFGLIDYLNDRTETIRHVVWKEKFRLLLHYTLGGALVDLFRNVALGICLLITVTGVLDHSMSIGDVMLIITSMQAITDGLSSMVNKISSMNSYTLYMEDLLNFLNLPEYAGGGHMTLTDSDASFIRFRNVDFSYPGSANLTLKNIDITIHKGEKIALVGENGCGKSTFIHLLLGLYKPTSGEVLIGEKALGDVLEAFRKKTVCVFQNFLRYQFSVADNIRAGNFGQDFQEQSLRNLGIESFIRQLPQGLDTQLGQLEHNDIELSGGQWQRLAIARALSRPEAEILIMDEPTASLDPKVETQIYEEFSELCQNRTAIMISHRLGVTRLCDMIYVFDQGEICESGSHAELMKHRGKYYEMYTAQSYLYA
- a CDS encoding ABC transporter ATP-binding protein, whose translation is MKEYKWVLATFVRQQPVTMVSILLLYLLMYSLQPLELLLIQRLIVSLGQSPGILAIAMLIFAYVLVYSLKHIQYSFSLLFIELLENKVGALLQRQMFDAIAKADLCKLDQADYLLQIERAKDTLWYKLTNAVNGLFHFAGAVAGFCISALIILRLGAGYLLVFILLGLLYNYFMKKNTAEHIALMKQQEHEDRKLSYLSQLMQDRSSQKEIRSFQIFGWLEAKRLGKFDEIRDMNLSFSRKWTLIGCMWSALMLGLENSMLLVMCYGVALAKLSVDQLIVLTQGQGQIIEGINACAEFLSEARMNTIYIKEFRELITEKQPDRKPPLPLPLLSKNRTVVELQNVSFAYGEHPPVLKHINLRIGRGEIIVLVGENGSGKSTLAKLMAGLLKPTEGTVRNDCAAATAAFQDYAKFEFSIRDNVGIGDVTHIDDVDLIREAAVKGQLNQVIVQYPEGLNTILGKKFDAGGIDMSEGQWQKVAVSRAFMRDADFILFDEPSASLDALSEIQQFRNIGKYFRGRTVVLVSHRIGIAKLASRIVFIKQGEIVEEGTHAELMQRGGEYCSFFVNQAKWYDTGDQVI
- a CDS encoding radical SAM protein, producing MEFLSPAESFKLNGCYLEITSNCNLRCLHCYNESGVLHSQIDKPAFMSIINELPDHPDTSITISGGEPTSHPEFWDFMDELKKKKFGMVLVITNGTYITPEIAERFASSNAAIQLSVNGSRADIHDQLCGRGSFDQTMRGLKHLLDAGMSERILIRSVLTGFNKDDMVNLLKMTAGFKIPQAEIASLSSLGRSENNKNNLYLDLLEKSELTERLHSHPEVADLISRGLKVTLPDDFTGACPLLTGVTEEDTKIPLTPRIDSSGNVFLCQLFTDVQYSIGNIYESSLSSMLKSQRLVNLVKFFQVGQNYMNKCQSCIWNEHCGKGCVAIAVANGGSVQDTDGCCRVRTKHYVSELQKNRKTLVPQP
- a CDS encoding PqqD family peptide modification chaperone; the encoded protein is MNANTLLSRVNVIHEDLGEESLVMDSNREMFFLNQTAKYLWEHCNGRTVSEVAGMLYDQCLEKEQLELSDIVTDCIGAFEELEQRGFVKIRK
- a CDS encoding response regulator transcription factor; its protein translation is MFHVGVCDDDAEVLGKLKQYFAQLSLVADYSFDVHYYPSGEALLKQYRAMQGEYAYHLLILDVEMTGISGIETAQAIRSIPDWDVQIIFLSSYPEYIMASFDVQTFQYMLKPVPYSLFKSKILKLCRYIDSCSNRFVTIKVEDGQVVLRRPDIIAIIKIKHSLAQNKLKVITSTQEYIINGTLQACSNKLGPQFLTIHRSIIVNLEHVRRFNSSTVVMCNDEEYPIGRSRSKTVKDVYAEYMLEDLQRRG
- a CDS encoding ATP-binding protein; this translates as MISAIVRRLRHREHYKATTIDRLTKANSRLQQQIEAQDSSYKQILHSFMDIKQIIHDTNKQLIYIRACIEQGQAAEGAGHISRILQDIEASCRQVATGNLAVDALVSHALSLAQELEITMEHRIQLSPQAKDFDRYDLCIVLGNLLDNAIEAAKQVRESEDRSIQLHIHANNKALVIYISNSIEAHGRPRDPKLRGTGLSNVQRVADNYGGHLKTAIKKGSYETVVVLPFLNSR